The Daucus carota subsp. sativus chromosome 7, DH1 v3.0, whole genome shotgun sequence genome window below encodes:
- the LOC108195709 gene encoding ATP-dependent helicase BRM isoform X1, whose translation MQSGGAHGRNTAASASQSPSSSSSAVPDQHRPHQSFHQQLLRKPDGTEAMLGFQGGLHGELGGNIGSNSGSMLVQPRSREETHNRNHGFDLQMLNPAQHSYLQYHSAQQKSAPGMQSQHPSKLGMAGPSVQDHDMRMGNIQMQDLMSIQASALLSNKKPEHFGHDEKLSEEQRSDSKPPVQTSLGQLMPGNMTSPMQIPQYQQNIQNMGNQFAMAAQMQTIQALALDRNIDISVPANANFMAQLMQMQSRIAPQHNKPNETNLGEKSLSVTMPKQQVTSPQVANESSPRGCSSSDVLGHSSSAKVMKQTGQPGLFCASTASLVPNANNHPLQTFSAHSSDSQLLSRQRTMIDNGVPPMHTPQSYVNQNQQVDAKPIQRSSPLSAASPSEGGLVNPSFQGGPLTHLPQQLGFTKQQLHVLKAQILAFRRLKKGDGTLPHELRQAIAPPPLDEQMLQASQPGPTDASGGRNVRMEDHIKRVECSEKDLPTFSSNDRLSNVKREAVAEDEKRNSSRQIVRAVLKESPSAPPQEEEHQTTISSAKVEEEDHGIQGDGIARSDVHVDKGKAGSSVAPLSETVQVRKPFQVSTTPQPKDTGPTRKYHGPLFDFPFFTRKQDSYGSAATVNKHNNMTLAYDLKDLLSEEGKEVLIRKRTKNIKKIGDLLAVNLERKRIRPDLVLRLQIEEKKLRLLDVQARLRDEVDQQQQEIMAMPDRPYRKFVRLCERQRADLSRQVQASRKAIREKQLKSIFQWRKKLLEAHWAMRDARIARNRGVAKYHERMLREFSKQKDDGHNQRMEALKNNDVERYREMLLEQQTSIPGDGAERYAVLSSFLSQTEEYLHKLGSKITATKSQQEVEEAANAAAAAARAQGLSEEEARAAAACAGEEVTIRNRFTEMNAPKDSSSVNKYYNLAHAVNEKVFRQPSMLRAGTLRDYQIVGLQWMLSLYNNKLNGILADEMGLGKTVQVMALIAYLMEFKGNYGPHLIIVPNAVLVNWKSELHNWLPSVSCIYYVGQKDQRAKLFSQEVCAMKFNVLVTTYEFVMYDRSKLSKVDWKYIIIDEAQRMKDRESVLARDLDRYRCQRRLLLTGTPLQNDLKELWSLLNLLLPEVFDNRKAFHDWFSKPFQREGPAHNVEDDWLETEKKVIIIHRLHQILEPFMLRRRVEDVEGSLPPKVSIILRCKMSAMQGAIYDWIKATGTLRVDPEDELLMSQRKPMYQAKVFRTLANRCMELRKTCNHPLLNYPYFNDLSKDFLVRSCGKLFVLDRILVKLQRTGHRVLLFSTMTKLLDILEEYLQWRRLVYRRIDGTTSLEDRESAIVDFNSPDTDCFIFLLSIRAAGRGLNLQTADTVVIYDPDPNPKNEEQAVARAHRIGQKREVKVIYLEAVVDKIPSYQKEDDYRKGGMVDSEDDLAGKDRYIGSIEGLIRNNIQQYKIDMADEVINAGRFDQRTTHEERRLTLESMLHDEERYQQSVHDVPSLQEVNRMIARSEEEVELFDQMDEEFDWEEEMTRYDQVPKWLHASSKEVDDTIAKRSSKKKSLLGGNIGVESNEITSEVSTQLEKKRERNKAKKFPVYTELDDDFFEESSEERNGHSGNEVEVEDLEDDDFVDSGDSPPGNKDRLEDGSLTAEVSEDPRPLESHKPDHTPEKAGSSGSSSGNRRLIQMASSLSSQKFGSLSALDARPGSASSRLPDDLEEGEIALSGDSRADRRHSGSWIHDRDEVEDEQVVQPKIKRKRSIRIRPRLTTGKPEGKTGEKSSLLRGDSSQIPLQMGHKYDREQNLVVEPNSLKLEKRDLSLKCSRALDLQIKSNSGKVHASQKPSKVNVLSAPSEDATEHSKESRDSKVKHGAGNSIGHRMSDGVQRRCKNVMKKFQRTLDKEGHQIVPLLTELWKKSEDTGYMSGNCQIHIQKIDYQLENFGYNGVMEFVSDVQLLLKGAVQYYKFSHEVRTEARKVHDLFFDILKKIFPETDFLEARGAVSFSGHGASTSAPPSKQILAGQGKRAKQATMVDPDRSHKQKPLSRGLSNEDTRIRSHMPHKETRLGNSNRELNQQEDSGLFSHPGELVICKKKRKDREKFSVKSGNVSAGPMSPASVGGNIRSPSSGSLSKDTRLIQQGRDNQPPHQANVSSSGGIGWANPVKRMRTDTGKRRPSHL comes from the exons ATGCAATCCGGCGGCGCACATGGCCGGAACACGGCGGCGTCTGCCTCCCAATCGCCGTCGTCTTCGTCGTCCGCCGTTCCGGATCAACACAGACCCCACCAG TCCTTCCATCAACAGTTACTTAGGAAACCCGATGGGACTGAAGCTATGTTAGGATTCCAGGGTGGACTTCATGGAGAGTTGGGAGGAAATATTGGGTCAAATTCTGGCTCTATGCTTGTACAACCTAGAAGTAGGGAGGAAACACATAATAGGAATCATGGATTTGACCTACAAATGCTGAACCCAGCACAGCACTCCTACTTGCAGTATCACTCAGCACAACAGAAGTCAGCTCCAGGGATGCAGTCTCAGCACCCAAGCAAATTAGGAATGGCTGGGCCTTCTGTGCAAGACCATGACATGCGGATGGGAAATATACAAATGCAGGATCTGATGTCCATTCAGGCTTCAGCATTGTTATCAAACAAGAAACCAGAGCATTTTGGTCATGATGAGAAGCTAAGTGAGGAACAGAGAAGTGATTCCAAGCCTCCTGTTCAAACATCACTTGGACAACTGATGCCTGGGAATATGACAAGCCCTATGCAGATACCACAATATCAGCAAAACATCCAAAATATGGGTAATCAGTTTGCAATGGCCGCACAGATGCAGACAATTCAGGCTTTGGCACTTGATCGTAATATTGATATATCTGTTCCTGCAAATGCAAATTTTATGGCACAACTTATGCAAATGCAATCCAGGATAGCTCCACAGCATAATAAGCCAAATGAAACCAATTTAGGGGAAAAGTCTTTGTCCGTCACAATGCCAAAGCAGCAGGTAACTTCCCCACAAGTTGCAAATGAAAGTTCTCCACGTGGTTGCTCATCCAGTGATGTGTTGGGCCATTCTTCTTCAGCTAAAGTGATGAAACAGACAGGTCAACCTGGCCTGTTTTGTGCATCAACTGCTTCCCTGGTTCCCAATGCCAATAACCACCCACTGCAAACATTTTCTGCTCATAGCAGTGATAGTCAGTTGTTATCAAGACAGCGTACCATGATAGATAATGGAGTTCCTCCCATGCATACTCCACAGTCATATGTTAACCAGAACCAACAAGTAGATGCTAAGCCAATCCAGCGATCTTCTCCTCTCTCAGCAGCTTCACCAAGTGAAGGGGGATTAGTGAATCCTTCATTTCAGGGTGGACCACTCACTCACTTGCCACAACAATTAGGATTTACAAAACAGCAATTACATGTTCTTAAAGCTCAAATACTGGCTTTTAGGCGTTTAAAG AAAGGAGATGGAACACTTCCACATGAATTACGACAGGCTATAGCTCCCCCACCTCTTGACGAACAGATGTTGCAGGCATCACAGCCTGGGCCAACAGATGCATCTGGTGGGAGAAATGTACGCATGGAAGATCATATTAAACGTGTGGAATGCAGTGAGAAAGATCTGCCCACTTTTTCATCAAATGACAGGCTTAGTAATGTCAAAAGAGAAGCAGTTGCTGAAGATGAGAAAAGAAATTCTTCTAGACAAATTGTACGAGCTGTACTGAAAGAGTCACCATCAGCTCCTCCTCAAGAAGAAGAGCATCAAACAACTATCTCTTCTGCTAAAGTGGAAGAGGAAGATCATGGGATTCAAGGAGATGGTATTGCAAGAAGTGATGTGCATGTGGATAAGGGTAAGGCAGGCTCTTCAGTAGCTCCTCTCTCTGAAACAGTGCAAGTGAGAAAACCCTTCCAAGTAAGCACCACACCTCAACCGAAAGATACTGGACCTACTAGAAAGTATCATGGACCACTGTTCGATTTTCCCTTCTTTACACGAAAACAAGATTCATATGGATCAGCAGCAACAGTGAACAAACATAACAATATGACCTTGGCATATGATTTGAAGGATCTTCTTTCTGAGGAAGGAAAGGAAGTTCTTATCAGGAAAaggacaaaaaatattaaaaagattggTGATCTGCTTGCAGTAAACTTAGAAAGAAAAAGAATCAGACCTGATCTTGTATTACGATTGCAAATTGAAGAGAAGAAGCTAAGGCTCTTGGATGTGCAGGCACGCTTGAGGGATGAAGTTGATCAACAACAGCAGGAAATAATGGCAATGCCAGACAGGCCTTATCGGAAATTCGTACGACTCTGTGAGCGTCAACGTGCAGATCTCAGCAGGCAAGTTCAAGCCTCTCGAAAAGCCATTAGGGAGAAGCAACTGAAATCAATATTCCAGTGGCGTAAGAAGCTACTTGAGGCTCACTGGGCCATGCGTGATGCTCGAATTGCACGTAATAGGGGAGTTGCCAAGTATCATGAGAGAATGTTGAGGGAGTTCTCAAAACAGAAGGATGATGGTCACAATCAAAGGATGGAGGCTCTGAAGAATAATGATGTTGAAAGGTATAGGGAGATGTTACTGGAGCAACAAACTAGTATTCCTGGTGATGGTGCAGAGCGGTATGCTGTCCTCTCGTCAtttttgtctcagacagaaGAGTACCTTCACAAACTTGGCAGTAAAATAACTGCGACAAAGAGTCAGCAGGAGGTTGAGGAGGCAGCAAATGCTGCTGCAGCTGCTGCAAGGGCTCag GGTCTATCAGAAGAAGAAGCAAGAGCTGCGGCAGCTTGTGCTGGAGAGGAAGTAACAATAAGAAATCGTTTTACTGAGATGAATGCACCAAAAGATAGCTCCTCTGTCAACAA GTATTATAATCTTGCGCATGCGGTGAACGAAAAGGTTTTCAGGCAGCCATCAATGCTACGAGCGGGGACTTTACGGGATTATCAGATT GTTGGTTTACAGTGGATGCTTTCCTTGTATAACAACAAGCTCAATGGAATTTTAGCAGATGAGATGGGTCTAGGGAAGACGGTACAG GTCATGGCATTGATTGCTTATCTGATGGAATTCAAAGGCAACTATGGCCCACATCTCATTATTGTTCCCAATGCTGTGTTAGTCAACTGGAAG AGCGAGCTTCACAATTGGCTACCATCAGTATCCTGTATTTACTACGTTGGTCAAAAGGATCAGCGCGCAAAACTATTTTCACAA GAGGTCTGTGCTATGAAGTTTAATGTACTTGTGACGACGTATGAGTTTGTCATGTATGATCGTTCAAAACTCTCGAAGGTTGATTGGAAGTACATTATAATTGATGAAGCGCAACGTATGAAGGACAGGGAATCTGTTCTTGCCCGCGATCTTGATAGATATCGCTGCCAAAGGCGCTTGCTTCTTACAGGAACGCCGTTGCAG AACGATCTTAAAGAGCTCTGGTCACTTTTGAACCTACTCCTTCCAGAAGTGTTTGATAATCGGAAAGCATTCCATGATTGGTTCTCAAAACCTTTTCAACGGGAAGGTCCTGCACATAATGTTGAGGATGACTGGCTCGAGACAGAGAAAAAAGTTATCATTATTCATCGGCTTCATCAAATTCTTGAACCTTTTATGCTCAGACGTCGTGTTGAAGATGTGGAAGGTTCACTTCCACCAAAG GTGTCGATTATATTAAGATGTAAAATGTCAGCTATGCAAGGTGCCATTTATGATTGGATCAAAGCTACTGGTACTTTACGTGTTGACCCTGAAGATGAACTGCTGATGAGTCAGAGAAAACCTATGTATCAAGCTAAAGTATTTAGAACGTTAGCTAATAGGTGTATGGAACTTCGTAAAACTTGCAATCACCCTTTACTCAATTACCCATATTTTAATGATCTCTCCAAGGATTTTCTTGTTAGATCATGTGGGAAATTGTTTGTTCTGGATAGGATCCTAGTAAAGCTTCAGAGGACTGGGCACCGAGTATTGCTTTTTAGTACCATGACAAAACTCCTAGACATTTTGGAAGAATATTTACAGTGGCGGAGACTTGTTTACCGTCGAATAGATGGAACGACTAGCTTAGAAGACAGAGAATCAGCTATTGTGGACTTCAATAGTCCTGATACTGATTGCTTTATTTTCTTGCTAAGCATTCGGGCTGCTGGGAGAGGCTTAAATCTTCAGACTGCTGACACTGTTGTCATATATGATCCCGATCCAAACCCTAAGAATGAGGAGCAAGCAGTTGCCAGAGCTCACCGCATTGGGCAGAAGAGAGAAGTTAAAGTAATCTATTTGGAAGCAGTAGTTGATAAAATTCCGAGCTATCAGAAAGAAGATGACTACAGGAAAGGAGGTATGGTTGATTCAGAGGATGACCTTGCTGGAAAGGATCGATATATAGGTTCTATCGAGGGTCTCATACGGAATAATATTCAACAGTATAAGATTGACATGGCAGATGAAGTCATCAATGCTGGTAGATTTGACCAGAGGACAACACATGAAGAGAGGCGATTAACCTTAGAGTCAATGTTACATGATGAAGAGAGATATCAACAAAGTGTTCATGATGTTCCTTCACTTCAGGAGGTGAATCGTATGATAGCAAGAAGTGAAGAGGAGGTAGAACTATTTGATCAGATGGACGAGGAATTTGATTGGGAAGAAGAGATGACTAGATATGACCAGGTTCCTAAGTGGCTTCATGCTagtagtaaagaagtggatgaTACAATTGCTAAAAGATCTTCCAAGAAAAAGTCATTACTTGGGGGAAATATAGGAGTGGAATCCAATGAAATTACTTCTGAAGTATCTACTCAACTTGAGAAGAAAAGGGAAAGGAACAAGGCTAAAAAGTTTCCTGTTTACACAGAATTGGATGATGATTTTTTTGAAGAGAGTTCCGAAGAGAGGAATGGACACTCTGGTAATGAAGTAGAAGTTGAGGATCTGGAAGATGATGACTTTGTTGATTCTGGTGACTCACCTCCTGGCAATAAGGATCGCCTGGAAGATGGTTCACTTACCGCTGAGGTCTCTGAGGATCCCCGGCCTTTAGAAAGTCATAAACCTGATCATACACCAGAAAAAGCAGGTTCATCAGGGTCATCTTCAGGCAATCGAAGATTGATTCAAATGGcttcttctttatcttctcaGAAATTTGGTTCACTCTCTGCGCTAGATGCAAGGCCAGGATCTGCTTCCAGTAGGCTG CCTGATGACTTGGAGGAAGGAGAAATTGCCCTCTCCGGAGATTCTCGGGCAGACCGCCGGCATTCTGGTAGTTGGATCCATGATCGTGATGAAGTTGAGGATGAACAAGTTGTGCAACCTAAAATAAAACGAAAGCGAAGCATCAGAATTAGACCTCGACTTACAACAGGAAAGCCAGAAGGGAAAACTGGTGAGAAATCATCTCTCCTTCGTGGTGATTCCTCTCAGATACCACTGCAGATGGGTCATAAATACGATAGAGAACAAAATCTGGTCGTGGAGCCCAATTCTCTGAAGCTGGAAAAACGTGATTTATCATTAAAGTGTAGTAGGGCTTTAGATTTACAGATAAAATCAAATTCTGGAAAAGTGCATGCATCACAAAAGCCTAGCAAAGTCAATGTCTTGTCTGCGCCTTCGGAAGATGCCACTGAACACTCCAAAGAAAGTCGGGATAGCAAAGTAAAGCATGGAGCAGGGAATTCAATTGGCCATAGAATGTCAGATGGAGTTCAGCGCAGG TGCAAGAATGTGATGAAGAAGTTCCAGAGGACACTAGACAAGGAAGGGCATCAAATAGTGCCACTTCTAACAGAACTTTGGAAGAAAAGTGAAGATACTGGTTACATGAGTGGGAACTGTCAGATTCATATACAAAAGATTGACTATCAGCTTGAAAACTTTGGTTATAACGGAGTTATGGAGTTTGTTTCAGATGTGCAGCTTTTGTTAAAGGGCGCAGTTCAGTATTATAAGTTTTCCCATGAG GTAAGGACTGAAGCAAGGAAGGTGCATGATCTATTCTTTGATATATTAAAGAAGATTTTTCCAGAAACCGATTTCCTAGAAGCCAGGGGTGCTGTCTCTTTCTCGGGCCATGGAGCTTCTACTTCGGCTCCACCTTCAAAACAAATTCTTGCTGGTCAAGGCAAGCGAGCTAAACAAGCTACCATGGTGGATCCTGATCGTAGCCACAAACAGAAGCCGCTTTCTCGTGGGCTTAGTAATGAAGACACTCGGATTAGAAGTCACATGCCTCACAAAGAGACAAGGCTTGGAAATAGCAACAGGGAGCTAAACCAGCAAGAAGATTCCGGTCTCTTCTCTCATCCAGGAGAACTTGTCATATGTAAAAAGAAGAGGAAGGATAGGGAAAAGTTTTCCGTAAAGTCGGGAAACGTTTCTGCTGGCCCAATGTCACCTGCGAGTGTTGGCGGTAATATTAGAAGCCCAAGCTCAGGCTCACTGTCAAAGGATACCAGATTGATTCAGCAAGGAAGGGATAATCAGCCTCCTCATCAAGCAAATGTCAGTAGCAGCGGAGGCATTGGCTGGGCAAATCCTGTGAAAAGAATGAGAACAGATACCGGAAAACGGCGCCCCAGCCATTTGTAA